Part of the Pieris brassicae chromosome 11, ilPieBrab1.1, whole genome shotgun sequence genome, TTCAAAGGTTCAGGACGAAGTCTTCGGCGAATAGTTAAGAGTTTGGGATTTCGGTGGAAAAACATCGAAAACAACCGGGAAGTGCTGATTGAGACTTCTAATATACGTTTGCAACGTATcgaatatttaagaaaaataaagcaatatcGCCAAGAGGGAAAGCCTATTGTTTATACAGAGGAATCTTACGTAGATTCATCGCACTCTTCTTCACAAGATGACCGATGGTATTACTAAGGGGCTTAAGAAACCTATTTCGAAAGGACAGCGAGTTGTCATTGTCCACGCAGGGTCTGATACTGGGTTTATACCTAATGCGTTGCTGACTTTTAAAGCTGGTACCAAATCAGGTGACTACCACGACAATATCAATTTTGAAAACTACGAAAAATGGCTCTGAACCCAATTAATGCCCAACCCTCAATTCAGTTCCGTCGTGGTAGTCGACAACGCGTCCTATCATAATAAGCAGTATCGCGCACCAACCTCTAATTCTAAAAAATCTGTCATGCAGGCCTGGCTCACTGAAAAAGTACAGTACGAGGAAACACATTTGAAACctgttatacaatttaataaagatcaacaaagataaatttaaaacattttcgatTGATCGAATCCTAGCTGAACGAGGTCATCAGGTACTGAGACTACCACCATACCACCCCGACCTAAATCCGATTGAAATGGGATGGTcggatattaaacaatatgtaggcagcaaaaatataaaatgcagTGTCAGTAAATGTATAGACCTAATACAAGAAAAGGTTTTACTAATGGGTACATGGGATTGGCAAAATTTGTGTAAAAAGGTGAAGGATATAGAAGAGCAATATGCAAAGAGTGATCATGTCGTGGATTTGGTAACAGAACAATTCATTATTCATGTCGATGGAGATAGTTACGAGGATAGCAATGAAGATGACGCTAGTGCCGACGAACGAAGCAGTCCTGAGCCCGGGCCCTCCGTAAGCAAAAGCCTTGTCGCGAGACCATTGAAGGCGTGATACCATTCTCTGATtcagattaataaaagattacaaattaaaagataatgtttttatttttctacatcccataaacttgttaaaatatcttaggTCTTTTTTGGAAATACGTTCTATGTACAGACACTTTTTTACTGtcttattatatcttatagatagataatattacttacatgCGCGACAGTAATCATGAGCAGCAGCTATCCCTCACATTTCGTTCAGCTCAATATCGTTATTTAGGTAATCATTAATCAAAGTGGCATATAATGTATTGCGTGCGCGACAGTACACATGCGCAGCAATCCCCTCCACGTATCGGCCAGCGCTAGACTTACGTGCCGCTGCctataatatgaatttaaacaatacattCATAAACATAAGCACTTATGTTAATCTTAATCCCTTACTGGATAGGCAAGTGCATTGCTTTATTACAACGAGTTTGCTTAAGATgtatatcttaaatttatttccaggTATTTCTGTTACTTTgtcagttaatttattatataagagCCCTATAAATTAAGCGCTTTTAGGCAAGGAAAGGTCCCGGAAagatatgttatttttgtttctggAATCGAttatgtgatttttattacagGTAGTATCCATAGAATAGTCCGAAGTTTTTGCACATCGAAATGAGCCCTTTAGGGTGGCGGATCGCTAGGAGAGGCATATAGATCTAgcaattaactataataatctGAATAGTAGACATGCCTTAAAGGCTGTCTTGCCTATGTCTGCATGCAATCTGCATGTAGAGTATGCTAGTAAGACTGTCTCCTGCAAGCAGATAATATATGGATCTCCACTTTCCTTGGTATTTCTATCGCTTAGTTTTCACTCATACTTATACTATATACTTTCTATTATAGTAAATGCATCACTTACCAGGTGAACAACCAAACACATTGTCACTGAAATCACAAAAATACCACGAAATAGCGTCCTTTCGAAATGTCTTAAAACACCAATTTAGATTGTACAACCAAGTGCAGAATCCCGACAGTATGCTAGAGAAACTAAAAGCTCGACTCGACGTGCTTACTAGAGTATCTCACAATACAGAAAACaggaaaaatacaaaattaactaCAGCAAAATGGTAACGCAACAAGCAGGAGTCAGtttgtaatttgaaatttttgttttgacacTTTTGCCGTTGGGAGTTGGCATTCAAATAccttatataacattatttttcatgtgAAAATTTTAGGAAATAtcctttagaaatattttgcataataaattgtataatttagttGAACGTTTGAAATGGtaatcatatttttcattaaagcgGCATCTCTTGAGCACAGTAGAATCTAGGAGATCGTCTATAGAGGGCGCTACCATCGAAAGAAAAATCACGTTGTATGAGACTGTTCCCCCCCTGTATTGAGGCAAATATAGTGAGGCTTTCAATAgaagtgttatttatattcttattattaaatacaataagtataaatcaaatatatcatATTGTTGCAAGGTCATGATGCTGTCTTTGATGCACTGCATTTGAATTaggattgttttttttacttttgatgTACGGcgtcataaatatattttttctcatatatacaaataaacactatgttttaagtattatttacgttttattaAACGTGAAAGGGTGATCTAGCGGTAGATATAGTAACATACTCgttatacaattttagaaaCCCTAACAAAATGAATAAGCAACATATTTAGTTACCGCTTTGAAGAAACAATAGAAACAGTACTGCAGATTGATAAATAAAGAGTTAAGACAAGTTTAATTAGCAGTTGATAAAGTCCAaggaattaaaatacaatgtgAAAAAAACAGACCAGTGTGAAcactgaaattattattagcagTTAAATTAAAGCTTTGGGTTTCGTATTAGTGCTTaaaaatttttaatgtatgtttggaggtataattataatcatcATCAAATAAATCTAGTTTTTATTAGTGATATTCTACtagtttgaattgtaatttttatatcaattaactTATTTCATAACAAGTTTATATGTGCTTTGCTACTATGACAAATGAATAAAACTTTTAGTTTTGGCAATTGCATTAATGGGCCAATGTCTTGTTTAGTAGGAAAAGCCATTGAATTGCTTCACATTACCCTCCTACTTAATCCCTCCTAATAAACAAGTATTGTATATCAAATGTATATATGAATGACTTGTACTTACTAATAGTTAagaattgatttatattaaacatactggtagtaatatataaaatgtttctgtcatagttattttttatttgaattagtcATTTTTGTTGACTATCTTAACATAGtacaaataagaaatataaccAAATGTTACCAAGGTAAATCAaatgaaaagcattattaatgCACatgtattcatatttatatatgtagttaaaaaccgaaaaatcattattaactaaaaaacaaGTGTTTATGGGCcacaataaaacttaatatgttGTTTGTGTGGTGTTCTATTACCacattattcaatacataaaATCTAATGTTAGATGTTGtgaatatttgataaaattgcTTAGGTGCTTTGTAAGGTTATATACCTTATGCATTTGACACAACATAGAAAAAGTGATCCAGTTACTATTATAAGATTcatcctgttctataaaaaaataaattagtgatTATTTCCTTAATTgttgtaattgtaaataaaaatagttaagaaaaacactttttgaacggattaaatctatgtattattattaaaacatatagttatttacataattcaaaattttaaattttttttcccgacgtaatacatagctttaatccattcaaaaagtgtttttcttaatgtgtaaaagctattttaacaaaagacaatactataaaaatagttgtaattatataattcttcccaaaatctacaaaatatacattttgtttataataaatatctcatTCACATTAAAAGTCCTGAACTTATCCTATTCTTGAGGTAGTAATGTTCCTTAACcaaccatatttttttactcccTGATATAAAGAACTGATATAGAATCATATACTTCATGCCTCATTATCATATTCATTTTCAGGTACATAATATAACACTTCAGCTAagatattaatacaatttgtcCATTGGAGATTATGTTAATACTTTtagttgtttttctttttctaaaaagataatatttattttgttagtacTTTGATCAAATAGAATACTGACAAACTTGTGTAAGATCGCACTAAGTTTTATTCACTAGGTAAGGTAGGTCTAAGGtagtttgaaaattaaatttgtaacattGATGCACACCTGCTGGTAactcaaaaaaaatgttcataaCTTGTCACTTTGaaactttagtttttaataaccaAACAATGTCTGCAATTAAATTGGTTTGAATTTAAACTTCTCATTCATTATcaatattcttaaaactatatccttgaaatcccatctcataactcggAGGAGTTCTTGGCgaatcctttaaggtctcagcagttaggctatggaattcacttcccgtccctattcacTCAGCTTCTtttctatcttcctttaaatttcttctgtacaaacattacctgtccacattgtatccctaactttcgtactaactactaactgacgtgagactgatcttaaattattgtgCTGCATAtgcacattttttttcatgtatcctttttagtttagttttctcTTTTTTTTCCTGTATAGTTTTCTCTTAATTACCATGGATTTTTCCACATCTGccctaccttatctaatttaaaaaatctcatagtggttgcctggaagatatcgaaagcgataaggctgccagttgccctccttttcatttaattttgttcaattttttatattgtaatgcaacgaagtgttaataaataaataaataaatattataataagatagaaataaatacctaaCTAAAGATAATGTCTGTTAACTGCCTAGCATTACTTAGTAATTAATTCATGAACATACACAACTtgatttgataaatttatatcaatactATATCATTAGcttctaatataattaatattatatacttgagagttttaagtaaaatgtaCGATCATTTTACTTTATGATTATTAGCAATACACttgaatgttattaataaatgtttacaacAAACCAGTATCTTTAGCTTACGAGTTCcgtataatgtattttttcaaacaataaaaataactgataccggcaaacttcttgagcattaaacaagggagtagGGAAGTTtacgcatcgtacacagcgcacgacacaaacgtcaacagatttaccaatcacgcgatcggcACGACAATCTCCCGCCGCAACTCCTTAAAACTCCTCCCAAAaatccttacatatgaaattggcgatttgtatgggaggaacaaaaagtcgcatatttttaaatataatatatttaattaatcaaagtatgattgtttcatttcattgttttctatgcacttttgccatctcataggtagttcattgatccctttactaaaaaaaacagtgggacgggaatcaataaaatctgtgaaggcgattcgGACTGCCCcgtcagagttaaattttttcccttgcaagaagttgtccaaatttcgaaaaaaatggtaatctgttggagcaaggaccggggagtacggaggatgtcttagacattccaattgaaacttttctaatttggtagccgtctgttgtgcagtgtgtggtctagcgttgtcgtaaaatagcagtggcgtggagcgattaaCCAGCGTCGGTTGCTTAGCcactagcttttccatcatggtttgcaattgctgataatagacatcagccgtaatagtctggccagttttgagaaaactgcaataaacttacaagtaacttttttggggttaattttcgcttggggcaggatttggctggctggccaggatccaaccattgcgttgagcgcttccgattatcgtaaagtaTCCATTGTTCaacacaggtaatgattcggtttaaaataccttcattattgtgccggttcagtaatgtaacgcagcagtcgacgcgcgtttgccggtttgcttcagtcaattcgtgaggtacccacctttcaagatttttaatcttctcaatttgcttcaagtgaattaaaacagttttatcactaacaccgcagcctgcagctaactctgacgtggtttgcgatggatccgcatacacaatagccttcaatacttcattatcaacttgggtctcaggccgtccacggggcttgttttGCAGGTCGAATTTTCCAGAaagaaaacgttggaaccaaaaacgaactgtgttttcttctGTGACCGTAAACATTGACGCTATATCGCTATTACGCAGAGCTAAGTACGTGTTCTGTTTTGAAGAAGCCTTCAATGTGTGGTCGTGGCGTCGCGTATTGTATTCCGACTCACGCCTTTTAGTTAGCCTCAGCTCGTGCCCATGCTCAGGCCTCACGCCTAGGCCCAAGCCTAGGCTATCGATTTCAGACACgacattttcataaaaatttagttttagacTTTCTACATATATACACTGTGTTGTTAAGACATCTTGACTAAGCCCTCGGCTAAGAATACGACTATTATACCAGGTAACAGTAACATCATCACAACATAATCTGCAAAATCTTTTTCAGAAGGAAGAAATCTTTTCAGGCTCTTTCTATGTTTACGATGCGATGTGAGTAGGAAAGTGCATAGTacgttttgttaaaatgtttatacaacgatatttttgttttgttgttctataatataatcgttaaaaaaatcgcatttaaaaattaagttagtttttaaaataactatgcATTACATCAGCAGCTTACCATCATACGGTACTAATGCATTACTAAATAATTCATTAGAATATAAACAGAGAACATTTctgaaaatatactataaactTCCTTTAGTAATGTTTTTaagagtttatattttataacattaatgtAATGACCGAAAGTGTTTTTAACGTGAGCAACACTTTATCGGAATTCGgccatatttaatatatccTCTCACAAATTGAAATACGTCGTGTTGCAAACGTCAACATAAATTTCGTTTATTTCCCCTGTTTACTAatcctaaaattattattgtaagaatttaaattaataaaataataataacttcagATGTTAAAATGAACCGCACTGAAGGCTTAGTGCAACGAAAACACGTCGTCAAAGAAAATTCCGATGGTTCTGTGAAAGAAAATCAGGATGCAGATGATAAGAagaatgataaaatatttgatgacGGAGATTCAAAGGAAACGCGATTAACATTGATGgaagaagttttacttttaGGACTAAAAGATAAAGAAGTAAGTGCTGGAAATAAGAGCAATCCAAATTGTGTACctaatttatttgtacatgACCCATACtgatgttattttttgttttcaggGTTATACATCATTTTGGAATGACTGCATTTCTAGTGGACTTAGAGGTTGCATCTTGATTGAATTGGCATTAAGAGGTCGCATAGAATTAGAAAGAGTTGGTATGAGGCGTAAAGGTTTATTGTCAAGAAAAGTTATTGTAAAAAGTGGTGAGTGActatttatctttaataatgATGTCTAAATAACAACATGaaatttgtttcttaaatttacTTCAATAGTAAATCTGTTATGTATTGtataatgtgtttttaaaCTGAACAATGTTCTCttaatgtaaacaaattacaaatgGATAACAAAGCTACTTAAGACAAACAGTATTATTTGCTATTTCTATTTTAGTTGAAATACAATGTTCACATAATTAGGGTAATACAATTACCAGTTTAATAGtttccaaaatatttgtttaatttcatcAACTTAGTCAATTGCTTATTGCGTGTCCATCAAAAGTAACCTAAAATGATTAACATCTTTACAGCAAAGGTAATAACTTTGCTttgtaactatattattaatattaaggtgattttatttttagacacACCTACAGGTGATGTACTATTAGATGAAGCCTTAAAACACATGAAGGACACAGATCCCCCAGAATCAGTTCAAAGCTGGATAGAATACCTGAGTGGTAAGCAATATGTATTGTAgtttacatttttcatttgtgtcttaataaaattggtgctttaaaaattatagtgaTATTGGGCAAagctcaattttttttattaaattcaaaagaaatataactatttatgtTGCTTAAATGAGTTGGTTTATTCATATACTCATTAGACCAGCATGGATttcattgattaattttaaagatgtATCCTTTGGAATTAAGATTTAATCCATTATTGTCCATACAATTGCACATATACCATACATGTTGTGATTTgtcttaaattgtaatttgagacaatatattgtaagaattaatttccaaaatacttataaaaactgCTAATTCTTACCATAGTGTAAACACAATTAAACAGAAAAAGATGAAAATGTGCAATTAAACAGATTTTTAAAGTAGTAATATAATACAGTCataatctgttataacgacatcgaagggactacaCATATTTGGTCGAAAAAACTGACAGTCGTAACAGCCggtgacgttgttattaagtaccaaATACATTGACCCTCGAGGACCTtcgattttggtcaatatatctggtatgttgttctaaacgatgtcgtcgtaaaggGTTTTGACTTTTTTCTTTACTGATATGACTGCttagaaattatttagttttcatTACTGGTATGAAAAagcatcttttaaaatagtttttattgttcaTTAGAAAGCAATCATAACTACTTTTTATAAGATAGAAAAATATCGTGCTGAAAGAAAGTTGTTATTTTAGGTGAAACATGGAATCCAATGAAGCTGAAATATCAATTGAAAAATGTCCGAGAAAGGCTTGCCAAAAACCTAGTCGAGAAAGGGGTTTTAACAACTGAAAAGCAAAATTTCTTACTATTTGATATGACAACTCACCCTCTCACAGACAATACCATCAAATGCCGCTTAGTTAAAAaggtatatttctttttcttca contains:
- the LOC123716571 gene encoding Golgi phosphoprotein 3 homolog sauron — encoded protein: MNRTEGLVQRKHVVKENSDGSVKENQDADDKKNDKIFDDGDSKETRLTLMEEVLLLGLKDKEGYTSFWNDCISSGLRGCILIELALRGRIELERVGMRRKGLLSRKVIVKSDTPTGDVLLDEALKHMKDTDPPESVQSWIEYLSGETWNPMKLKYQLKNVRERLAKNLVEKGVLTTEKQNFLLFDMTTHPLTDNTIKCRLVKKVQEAALRRSITDVAHADKRSLALLMLAHSADVLENAFGPLSDEDYELATRRVRALLDLDFEAEAMRPEACDIMWAVFAAFTK